From Theileria annulata chromosome 1, complete sequence, *** SEQUENCING IN PROGRESS ***, one genomic window encodes:
- a CDS encoding succinyl-coA ligase, subunit, putative (Tap152h01.q1c.cand.6 - score = 32.61;~SMART pfam:GAR_B (PF02842) at aa 46-124, E()=1.30e-02; pfam:ATP-grasp (PF02222) at aa 64-244, E()=6.40e-23; pfam:ligase_CoA (PF00549) at aa 291-433, E()=1.60e-44) — MIIGTFKTITNVYIKSFNINSNFKSRELVKFTRRWLNVSEYIGMTVLKRNGVRVPEFRSATTPEEAFEASKSIQQVTGKPELVIKALVLTGGRGKGVFSNTGFKGVEVVNSPESASECAKGMLGNYLTTKQTVGKGLLCSQVLLAQKLSLKNERYLSFTLDRGSGGIVAIATKHGGGNVEEIAHEYPDSVLTLSVSPLTGLTDENTEQLVKQLSFTENVRDQVVAAVKQIYNTFVQFDGTLLEVNPLVETDSGEILACDSKLIVDDNAKYRQKELFDMTPVTRTREEEEADRAGLNYISLDGNVACIVNGAGLAMATMDLIQHHGGRAANFLDVGGNSTSETLSKALEIVNSDTRAKVLLVNIVGGIVRCDKFAESFVEASKTLSRQLPVVIRLQGTRAEAAKKLLNESNIPHLFCTDFDSVCKSAVEIANTN, encoded by the coding sequence ggaacatttaaaacaataacaaatgtatatattaaatcttttaatataaattccAATTTCAAGTCTAGAGAATTGGTAAAATTCACTAGAAGATGGCTCAATGTGAGTGAATATATTGGAATGACAGTTTTGAAGAGAAATGGAGTGAGAGTGCCGGAATTCCGCTCAGCAACAACACCAGAAGAAGCTTTTGAAGCTAGTAAGTCGATCCAACAAGTTACAGGAAAACCTGAATTGGTGATAAAAGCGCTAGTTTTAACAGGTGGTAGAGGTAAGGGAGTGTTTAGTAATACAGGTTTCAAAGGAGTTGAAGTGGTTAATTCACCAGAGTCAGCGTCAGAATGTGCTAAAGGAATGCTCggaaattatttaacaacTAAGCAGACGGTGGGTAAGGGATTATTGTGTTCCCAAGTGCTCTTGGCCCAGAAGTTAAGCTTGAAAAATGAACGATATTTAAGCTTTACACTTGATAGAGGATCTGGTGGGATAGTTGCAATTGCCACAAAACATGGCGGTGGCAATGTGGAGGAAATTGCTCATGAGTATCCAGACTCAGTGTTAACACTGTCAGTATCACCTCTGACAGGACTAACAGATGAAAACACGGAACAATTAGTTAAACAATTGTCATTCACCGAAAATGTTAGAGACCAAGTAGTAGCAGCTGtgaaacaaatatataatacgTTTGTACAGTTTGATGGTACATTGTTGGAAGTGAACCCGTTGGTTGAGACGGATAGCGGTGAAATATTGGCGTGTGATTCCAAGTTAATTGTAGATGATAATGCCAAGTATAGGCAGAAGGAGTTATTTGACATGACACCCGTGACTAGGACTAGGGAAGAAGAAGAAGCAGATCGTGCAGGCCTAAACTATATATCACTGGATGGTAACGTTGCCTGTATTGTAAATGGAGCTGGATTGGCAATGGCTACGATGGACCTAATTCAACATCATGGAGGCAGAGCTGCAAACTTTCTGGATGTCGGTGGTAATTCAACATCTGAAACCCTTTCCAAGGCGCTTGAAATTGTTAATTCCGACACCAGAGCCAAGGTTCTATTGGTGAATATCGTGGGTGGAATTGTACGCTGTGACAAATTCGCCGAGTCATTTGTCGAGGCTAGTAAGACCTTAAGTAGACAATTACCTGTGGTAATACGACTACAAGGTACAAGGGCTGAGGCTGCCAAGaagttattaaatgaatcaAATATTCCACATTTATTCTGTACTGATTTTGATTCCGTTTGTAAATCAGCCGTTGAAATTGCCAATACCAATTAA
- a CDS encoding uncharacterized protein (Tap152h01.q1c.C.cand.39 - score = 18.43) has product MAECLERMSTSTTLEEKPSLDSIREKLATFESSAINSKIKQKDNQDKFNNINEMICNLNDQLLRESQERLQSKETLQKITEDAANRMLTSVQTKLNLKVRTLAEKLDNLIDKCIALENSVNELDNKINRSNYLEMVESDINELGTAVKNDIILKVDKDTDILDRICYLQNSNRIKINDNNIWNNECIKEIKQNINQFKQVCENENEMFLKYITVELNNLKTALESTSASRKQSDNFILQTIDHMMSFLPKLTNN; this is encoded by the exons ATGGCTGAATGCCTTGAGCGTATGTCTACCTCAACTACTCTTGAGGAGAAGCCTTCACTTGACTCTATTCGAGAGAAACTTGCAACCTTTGAAAGCTCTGCAATCAACTCTAAAATCAAACAAAAAGATAATCAAGACAAATTTAAC aatataaatgagATGATATGTAATTTGAATGATCAATTATTACGAGAATCTCAGGAACGTTTACAGTCTAAGGAAACACTTCAGAAAATAACTGAAGATGCTGCGAACAGAATGTTAACAAGTGTTcaaactaaattaaatctaaaaGTCCGAACCTTGGCA GAGAAATTGGATAATTTAATTGACAAATGTATTGCACTAGAAAATTCTGTCAATGAacttgataataaaattaatcgTTCA AATTATTTGGAAATGGTAGAAAGTGATATAAATGAACTTGGTACTGCTGTTAAGAATGATATTATATTGAAAGTTGATAAGGATACTGATATTTTAGATCGTATTTGTTACTTACAAAATTCTAATCGCATCaaa attaatgataataatatatggAATAACGAATGTATTAAGgaaattaaacaaaatattaatcaaTTCAAACA AGTATGTGAAAATGAGAATGAAATGTTTTTAAAGTATATTACAGTGGAATTGAATAACTTGAAAACGGCACTTGAATCTACTAGCGCTTCAAGAAAACAATCTGATAATTTCATACTTCAAACCATCGATCATATGATGTCTTTCCTACCCAAACTcactaataattaa
- a CDS encoding 60S ribosomal protein L14, putative (Tap152h01.q1c.cand.7 - score = 14.46;~SMART pfam:KOW (PF00467) at aa 8-40, E()=6.40e-02; pfam:Ribosomal_L14e (PF01929) at aa 48-124, E()=1.10e-20) — translation MPLFKKFVEPGRLCLLTYGPNSGKLVFVVDIVTPTRVLVDGADVTGVKRQQVPKTWLKLTDVKVELQRGARTGTLSRAAKAQKALELFDKTSLGKKLRVAEKKRNLNDFQRFKLMVAKRQRRKLLKSS, via the exons ATGCCATTGTTTAAAAAGTTTGTGGAACCTGGAAGACTTTGTCTTTTGACTTATGGTCCAAACTCTGGaaag CTTGTTTTTGTCGTTGATATCGTTACTCCAACAAGAGTTTTAGTTGATGGTGCCGATGTTACAGG tgTTAAAAGACAACAAGTACCGAAGACATGGTTAAAATTGACAGATGTGAAGGTAGAATTACAGAGAGGAGCTAGGACTGGCACGTTGTCAAGAGCTGCTAAGGCACAGAAGGCTCTGGAACTGTTTGATAAGACAAGTTTGGGTAAGAAGTTACGTGTCGCAGAGAAGAAGAGGAACCTCAATGACTTCCAAAGGTTCAAACTCATGGTAGCCAAAAGAcaaagaagaaaattacTCAAGTCCtcttaa
- a CDS encoding uncharacterized protein (Tap152h01.q1c.cand.8 - score = 20.57) produces MIVCETDFWIPKIPTFNTNLNDKILQFKYKIVKLFLYYIINTSLQLSDDVLQIFMNHMYNYFTRKEHDKHEPDDNLLYNMIIYNIFINKLAFKCVNKNFNSQNWDTIFKITLNNDLHIIDEMLTSDNILKQEGEESEDDDEFTESASEEDDEDSEVKEDEDTNSLEEEDKNVDEEEKFELSEKVVRVVNYLLNNKNMKNVSDLKFKIMIKFGALKRSYRAGNKESGSELKFMDAVPNVSKQYLKSLVLFINNLVIHINKSSKLKENKQVQGKLNEINQVVKTLNNKVLNKYYYNKLNIHVVNGKNKLNRIKTLESKIYSLTLNSHEPNHYNCIINYQFEIVNYDINHELTKILIINECYNSFRY; encoded by the exons ATGATAGTGTGCGAAACAGACTTCTGGATTCCAAAGATTCCAACCTTTAACACTAATTTAAACGATAAAATTTTAC AattcaaatataaaatagttaaattatttttgtattatataataaataccAGTTTACAGCTTAGTGACGATGTTCTTCAGATATTCATGAATCATATgtacaattattttaccAGAAAAGAACATGATAAACATGAACCTgatgataatttattgtataatatgataatatataatatattta TTAACAAACTGGCgtttaaatgtgtaaataagAACTTTAATAGTCAGAATTGGGACACAATTTTCAAAATCACCTTAAACAATGATCTACATATTATCGATGAAATGTTGACTAGTGATAATATTCTAAAACAAGAAGGTGAGGAAAGTGAGGATGATGATGAGTTCACTGAATCAGCCAGtgaagaagatgatgaagataGTGAAGTaaaagaagatgaagataCTAATTCATTGGAGGAAGAAGATAAGAATGTTGATGAGGAAGAGAAGTTTGAGTTGAGTGAAAAGGTGGTGAGAGTGGTAAATTATCTTTTGAATAATAAGAACATGAAAAATGTATCAGACCTGAAATTTAAGATTATGATAAAGTTTGGAGCATTGAAGAGGTCTTACAG AGCTGGAAACAAAGAGTCTGGATCTGaacttaaatttatggACGCTGTCCCAAATGTGAGTAAGCAATATCTAAAATCATTAGTACTCTTTATAAACAACTTGGTAATACATATAAACAAGAgttcaaaattaaaagaaaataaacaaGTACAGGggaaattaaatgaaatcaACCAAGTTGTTAAAACgttaaataataaagttCTCAACAAGTATTAC tataataaattaaatataca TGTCGTTAATGgtaagaataaattaaacagAATAAAAACATTAGAGAGTAAAATATATTCGTTAACCCTTAATTCTCATGAACCAAATCACTACAACtgtattataaattatcaatttgAGATTGTTAATTACGATATTAATCACGAGTTGACTAAAATTCTGATCATAAATGAATGTTATAACTCTTTTAGATATTAA